The Enterococcus rotai genome includes a window with the following:
- a CDS encoding O-acetylhomoserine aminocarboxypropyltransferase/cysteine synthase family protein codes for MTNSNYQFETIQIHGGHTPDKETNSRAVPIYQTTSYTFDDTQDAAEKFALSKVGNIYTRITNPTTAVLEDRLNELEGGVGAVAVASGTAAVTYAIQNLASSGDHIVSASTLYGGTFNLFAHTLPEFGITTTFIDPDRLANFEEAIKENTKAIFVETIGNPITNVADLEGIAEIAHKHELPLIVDNTFATAYLNRPFDFGADIVVYSATKFIGGHGVALGGVIIDSGKFNWANGKFPKLVDPDPSYHGLSYTKDVGAAAYITRLRVSLLRDTGAAISPFNSFLLILGLETLSLRLERHVANAQTVAEFLSKHPKVAWVNYPGLSDNKYHELAEKYLPKGAGSVFTFGVKGGAEAGKNLINHVKLFSLLANVGDAKSLIIHPASTTHSQLSEDELKASGTSPELIRLSIGIENIEDIIRDLEQALDKL; via the coding sequence ATGACAAACTCTAACTATCAATTTGAAACGATCCAAATCCATGGTGGGCACACACCAGACAAAGAAACTAATTCAAGAGCGGTACCGATTTATCAAACAACCTCTTACACGTTTGACGATACACAAGATGCAGCTGAAAAATTTGCTTTATCTAAGGTCGGTAATATCTATACACGAATTACGAATCCAACAACAGCGGTCTTAGAAGATCGACTAAATGAACTAGAAGGAGGTGTTGGCGCAGTTGCAGTAGCTTCTGGAACAGCAGCCGTTACTTATGCCATCCAAAACTTAGCTAGCAGTGGAGATCATATTGTTTCGGCCTCTACTTTATATGGTGGTACATTCAATTTATTTGCTCATACGTTACCTGAGTTTGGCATTACCACAACGTTTATTGATCCAGATCGCTTAGCCAATTTTGAAGAAGCAATCAAAGAAAATACGAAAGCGATATTTGTGGAAACAATCGGCAATCCGATTACAAATGTTGCAGATTTAGAAGGGATTGCAGAAATTGCCCATAAACACGAGCTCCCGTTGATCGTTGACAACACTTTTGCGACAGCCTATTTAAATCGTCCTTTTGATTTTGGTGCTGACATTGTTGTTTATTCTGCAACAAAATTTATTGGTGGTCACGGTGTTGCACTAGGTGGAGTAATCATCGATTCAGGTAAGTTTAACTGGGCTAATGGCAAGTTTCCAAAATTAGTTGATCCAGATCCAAGTTACCACGGACTTTCGTACACCAAAGATGTGGGAGCAGCAGCTTATATCACACGTTTAAGAGTCTCGTTATTACGAGATACAGGAGCGGCTATTTCACCATTCAACAGTTTCTTGCTGATTTTAGGTTTAGAAACACTGTCTTTACGTTTAGAACGCCATGTAGCCAATGCCCAAACTGTTGCAGAGTTTTTGAGCAAACATCCTAAAGTTGCATGGGTCAATTATCCAGGCTTATCAGATAATAAGTATCATGAACTAGCAGAAAAATATTTACCTAAAGGTGCAGGCTCGGTCTTTACTTTTGGGGTTAAAGGTGGAGCGGAAGCAGGGAAAAACTTGATCAATCATGTCAAACTATTTTCACTATTAGCCAATGTTGGAGATGCCAAATCATTGATTATCCATCCTGCTTCAACGACTCATTCCCAACTAAGTGAGGATGAATTAAAAGCCTCAGGAACTTCACCGGAATTGATTCGTTTATCAATCGGAATCGAAAATATTGAAGATATTATTCGCGATTTGGAACAAGCACTGGATAAGTTATAA
- a CDS encoding 2-isopropylmalate synthase, translated as MKTIQFFDTTLRDGEQTPGVNFNTKEKVQIAKQLEKWGIDTIEAGFPIASVGDFEAVKAIAENAEKMTVAGLARCQKADIDRAHEALQNAKHPQIHVFLATSPIHMEFKLKMTPDEVIASIKEHVSYAKTKFDKVQFSPEDATRTDKQFLLKAVQTAIDAGATIINVPDTVGYSNPTEYGALFKFLIENIQSDEEIIFSSHCHDDLGMATANALAAIENGARRVEGTINGIGERAGNTALEEVALALYIRKDFYNAQSNITLNETKRTSDLVSRLSGVAVPRNKAIIGANAYAHESGIHQDGVLKNPDTYEIITPSLVGVNENSLPLGKLSGRHAFATKMEALGYQLTEDELKDAFKRFKSLADKKKQVTEDDLIALMVGQSQECSEDYRLERVQLQYVSDGSQGAIVSINTGEDVSKTESAIGSGSIQAIYNSIDKIFVQKPALQEYYIKAITGGEDAQAEVHVTLADTENNKQFNGIGIDFDVLQASAKAYVKASEQFQKEVGKA; from the coding sequence ATGAAAACTATCCAATTTTTTGACACCACTCTAAGAGACGGCGAACAAACTCCAGGCGTAAATTTCAACACGAAAGAAAAAGTCCAAATTGCCAAACAACTTGAAAAATGGGGCATTGATACGATCGAAGCGGGATTTCCGATCGCATCAGTCGGTGATTTTGAAGCTGTCAAAGCGATCGCAGAAAATGCTGAAAAAATGACAGTCGCAGGTCTGGCACGGTGCCAAAAAGCCGATATTGATCGGGCACACGAAGCATTGCAAAATGCCAAGCACCCACAAATCCATGTGTTCCTTGCAACAAGTCCAATTCACATGGAATTTAAATTAAAAATGACACCAGATGAAGTGATTGCTTCTATTAAAGAACATGTCAGCTATGCTAAAACTAAATTTGATAAGGTCCAATTTTCACCAGAAGATGCAACCAGAACTGACAAACAATTTCTACTAAAAGCCGTTCAAACTGCCATTGATGCAGGTGCGACTATTATCAATGTTCCTGATACGGTGGGCTATTCCAATCCAACGGAATACGGTGCTCTATTCAAATTCCTAATTGAAAATATCCAAAGCGACGAAGAAATTATTTTCTCTTCCCATTGTCACGATGACTTAGGCATGGCGACGGCCAATGCCTTAGCAGCTATCGAAAATGGTGCTCGTCGAGTGGAAGGAACGATCAATGGTATCGGCGAACGTGCTGGTAATACAGCTCTTGAAGAAGTCGCATTGGCTCTTTACATCAGAAAAGACTTCTACAATGCTCAAAGCAATATCACATTGAATGAGACTAAAAGAACCAGCGATCTCGTCAGTCGTCTATCAGGTGTGGCGGTACCAAGAAACAAAGCAATCATCGGAGCGAATGCCTATGCTCACGAATCAGGAATTCATCAAGATGGTGTATTAAAAAATCCAGATACTTACGAAATCATTACGCCATCACTTGTTGGGGTAAACGAAAATTCATTGCCACTAGGGAAATTGTCTGGTCGTCATGCATTTGCAACTAAAATGGAAGCACTAGGCTATCAACTAACTGAAGATGAATTAAAAGATGCTTTTAAACGGTTTAAATCATTAGCGGATAAAAAGAAACAAGTGACAGAAGATGATCTGATTGCTTTAATGGTGGGACAATCACAAGAATGCAGCGAAGATTACCGCTTAGAACGAGTCCAACTACAATATGTTTCGGACGGAAGCCAAGGAGCAATCGTTTCCATCAACACAGGAGAGGACGTAAGTAAAACAGAATCGGCAATCGGTTCTGGTAGTATTCAAGCAATCTATAACTCGATCGATAAAATATTTGTCCAAAAACCAGCGTTGCAAGAGTATTACATCAAAGCCATCACGGGTGGGGAAGATGCCCAAGCTGAAGTGCATGTAACCTTAGCAGATACTGAAAACAATAAACAATTCAACGGTATCGGCATTGATTTTGATGTCTTACAAGCGTCTGCAAAAGCGTATGTCAAAGCCAGCGAACAATTTCAAAAAGAAGTGGGGAAAGCTTAA
- the leuB gene encoding 3-isopropylmalate dehydrogenase, which produces MSKRIVALPGDGIGAEIMDSALKILAEIMVQDNLDFDIERFAFGGAGIDEQGDPLPESTLKACEKADAILLGAIGGPKWDNAAKRPEQGLLGLRKALGLFANIRPISVPDSVVHLSPLKEENVRGVDFVVVRELTGGIYFGEKKLGETEASDLCTYSKTEIQRIIRKAFEIARTRNKKVTSVDKANVLATSKLWRQTAEEVAQEFPDCTLEHQLVDSAAMVMIQKPKDFDVIVTENLFGDILSDEASVIPGSLGMMPSASHSESGPSLYEPIHGSAPDIANQNIANPMSMILSVAMMLRQSFGLENSAQKIEAACDYVMNQGILTTDLGGQATTTEFTEAIIKELRGA; this is translated from the coding sequence ATGAGTAAACGAATCGTAGCATTGCCGGGGGACGGCATCGGAGCAGAAATCATGGATAGCGCACTAAAAATTTTAGCCGAAATCATGGTGCAAGATAATCTTGATTTTGATATTGAACGCTTTGCTTTTGGCGGCGCTGGTATTGATGAGCAAGGAGATCCCTTACCAGAATCTACCTTAAAAGCCTGTGAAAAGGCAGATGCCATTTTACTTGGTGCCATTGGTGGTCCAAAATGGGACAATGCAGCAAAACGACCTGAACAAGGCTTACTAGGTTTAAGAAAAGCCTTAGGACTTTTTGCCAATATTCGTCCGATTTCCGTACCTGATTCAGTCGTTCATTTATCGCCATTAAAAGAAGAAAATGTTCGAGGCGTTGATTTTGTAGTCGTTCGCGAATTAACAGGTGGTATCTACTTCGGTGAAAAAAAACTAGGGGAAACAGAAGCCTCAGACCTTTGTACTTACTCAAAAACTGAGATTCAACGCATTATCAGAAAAGCGTTTGAAATCGCTCGAACTAGAAATAAAAAAGTCACATCTGTCGATAAAGCCAATGTTTTAGCTACAAGTAAATTATGGCGTCAAACAGCAGAAGAAGTGGCGCAAGAATTCCCAGATTGTACTTTAGAACATCAATTAGTCGATTCAGCGGCAATGGTCATGATCCAAAAACCCAAAGACTTTGACGTGATCGTTACAGAAAATCTATTTGGTGATATCCTAAGTGACGAAGCATCAGTGATTCCAGGATCATTGGGCATGATGCCAAGCGCTAGTCACAGCGAATCAGGGCCTTCGTTATACGAACCGATCCACGGTTCAGCACCAGACATCGCCAATCAAAATATCGCCAATCCAATGTCGATGATCTTATCAGTTGCAATGATGTTGCGCCAATCGTTTGGTTTAGAAAACTCAGCGCAAAAGATCGAAGCTGCTTGTGATTATGTGATGAATCAAGGAATCCTAACTACAGATTTAGGTGGTCAAGCGACAACCACAGAGTTTACAGAAGCCATAATAAAAGAATTGAGAGGTGCTTAA
- the leuC gene encoding 3-isopropylmalate dehydratase large subunit, with amino-acid sequence MGKTLFDKLWEQHVVSGVAGEPQLLYVNLHLIHEVTSPQAFEGLREAGRKVRRPDRTFGTMDHNVPTQDIFNITDLVAKKQIEALQNNCEEFGVTLCDNGSDRQGIVHMVGPETGLTQPGKIIVCGDSHTATHGAFGALAFGIGTSEVEHVFATQCIWQNKPKSMGVKITGKLAKGVYAKDIILALIAKYGVDFGVGHAVEFYGETIENLTMEERMTICNMAIEGGAKMGMMAPDEKTFEYVRGREYAPEDMEAAIADWKKLPSDPDATYDVDLELNAEELVPFITWGTNPEMGIPITGTFPEIKDMNDERAYNYMDLKPGQRPSDIEIGYVFIGSCTNGRLSDLEEAARIVKGKKVKAGITAIVVPGSRPVRKAAEKIGLDKIFTEAGFEWREPGCSMCLGMNPDQVPAGVHCASTSNRNFEGRQGKGARTHLCSPAMAATAAIVGTFRDIREELGA; translated from the coding sequence ATGGGAAAAACATTATTTGATAAACTTTGGGAACAACATGTGGTATCAGGTGTTGCTGGAGAACCACAACTACTATACGTCAATCTTCATCTAATCCATGAAGTCACTTCGCCGCAAGCATTTGAAGGATTAAGAGAAGCAGGCCGAAAAGTTCGCCGACCAGATAGAACCTTTGGGACAATGGATCATAACGTTCCCACACAAGATATCTTTAATATCACGGACTTGGTGGCAAAAAAACAAATCGAAGCATTACAGAACAACTGCGAAGAATTCGGTGTGACCCTTTGCGATAACGGTAGTGACCGTCAAGGAATCGTGCATATGGTGGGACCTGAAACAGGTTTAACGCAACCAGGAAAAATCATTGTTTGTGGGGATTCACATACAGCAACTCACGGCGCATTCGGAGCCTTAGCTTTTGGTATCGGAACAAGTGAAGTGGAACATGTTTTTGCGACACAATGTATTTGGCAAAATAAACCAAAATCAATGGGGGTTAAAATCACTGGAAAACTTGCAAAAGGCGTATATGCCAAAGATATTATTCTAGCCTTGATTGCAAAATACGGTGTTGATTTTGGTGTCGGACATGCGGTTGAATTTTACGGAGAAACGATTGAAAATCTTACGATGGAAGAACGCATGACCATCTGTAACATGGCCATCGAAGGCGGTGCGAAAATGGGGATGATGGCGCCAGATGAAAAAACCTTTGAATATGTACGTGGCAGAGAATATGCACCAGAAGACATGGAAGCGGCAATCGCTGATTGGAAAAAACTACCAAGCGATCCAGACGCAACCTACGATGTGGATCTAGAATTGAATGCGGAAGAATTGGTTCCCTTCATCACATGGGGCACGAATCCAGAAATGGGCATCCCAATCACCGGAACATTCCCAGAAATCAAAGATATGAACGACGAACGTGCCTATAACTATATGGATTTAAAACCAGGTCAACGCCCGTCAGATATTGAAATCGGCTACGTTTTTATCGGCTCATGTACCAACGGTCGACTATCCGATTTGGAAGAAGCCGCACGCATCGTAAAAGGTAAAAAAGTCAAAGCAGGCATTACAGCAATCGTGGTACCAGGCTCAAGACCTGTTCGAAAAGCAGCGGAAAAAATCGGCTTGGATAAAATCTTTACCGAAGCAGGATTTGAGTGGCGAGAACCAGGTTGTTCCATGTGTCTAGGCATGAACCCAGACCAAGTACCAGCAGGCGTTCACTGTGCTTCAACATCTAACCGAAACTTTGAAGGTCGTCAAGGAAAAGGAGCAAGAACCCATCTTTGTAGCCCAGCAATGGCGGCAACAGCTGCGATCGTTGGAACATTTAGAGATATTAGAGAGGAGCTTGGTGCATAA